From the genome of Haloterrigena sp. KLK7, one region includes:
- a CDS encoding winged helix-turn-helix domain-containing protein, whose protein sequence is MDGDVDPEAVAESLSALANPLRVRILLALAETRRPNWDHRGMSYSDLRSAVDVEDGGRFNYHVNELRDRFVRREEGRYWLTTAGSRVVDEIYARTFSGGHESVSGPLEWTCPAGGKRLEAAVDNGVITASCPEHGVLFDMMLSFGSPRNRDPDELFAWANRRALWYLESVSWDVCPHCAGRFGEATITTHSPEPGSRLETFGLDASTLVMAEMRCRQCGVSFRIPAFYYALTRAPTVAFLHDHGIDYRTPELEYGSTAWDCESEALEDGVLVRFEIDGDRFEIELDGALDTRTYRRASATEDQ, encoded by the coding sequence ATGGACGGAGACGTGGATCCGGAGGCGGTCGCGGAGAGCCTCTCCGCGCTGGCCAACCCGTTACGGGTTCGAATACTGCTGGCGCTCGCGGAGACGCGCCGGCCGAATTGGGACCATCGGGGCATGAGTTACAGCGATCTCCGGTCGGCGGTGGACGTCGAGGACGGCGGACGGTTCAACTATCACGTCAACGAACTCCGCGATCGGTTCGTCCGGAGGGAGGAGGGACGGTACTGGTTGACCACCGCCGGGTCGCGCGTCGTGGACGAGATCTACGCCCGGACCTTCTCGGGCGGTCACGAGTCGGTCTCGGGACCGCTCGAGTGGACGTGTCCGGCCGGCGGGAAGCGACTCGAGGCCGCGGTCGATAACGGCGTCATCACCGCGTCGTGTCCGGAGCACGGCGTCCTGTTCGACATGATGCTCTCGTTCGGTTCGCCCCGAAACCGCGACCCCGACGAACTGTTCGCGTGGGCCAACCGTCGGGCGCTGTGGTATCTCGAGTCCGTCTCCTGGGACGTGTGTCCCCACTGTGCGGGACGCTTCGGTGAGGCGACGATCACGACCCACAGTCCGGAGCCGGGGAGCCGGCTGGAAACGTTCGGGTTGGATGCCTCGACGCTAGTGATGGCCGAGATGCGCTGTCGACAGTGCGGCGTCTCGTTCCGGATTCCCGCGTTCTACTACGCGCTGACGCGGGCGCCGACCGTCGCGTTCCTGCACGACCACGGCATCGACTACCGGACGCCCGAACTGGAGTACGGATCGACCGCGTGGGACTGCGAGAGCGAGGCGCTCGAGGACGGCGTGTTGGTTCGGTTCGAGATCGACGGCGACCGGTTCGAGATCGAACTGGACGGCGCGCTCGATACCCGGACGTACCGACGCGCGTCGGCGACCGAGGACCAGTGA
- a CDS encoding acyl-CoA thioester hydrolase/BAAT C-terminal domain-containing protein — translation MTGEAERDDGASAPTEREGANEGAGTDVGFEGPTAVSVDERIDLTITDVPVETVDIRVSLTDRSGRDWAASATYDTPAGTLDLESATSADGEITGGVIELVQRATPAEGSDPYEPERDGDELTVRVERDGEPLGSTTIEREFGGPGVESEPVDGESFVGRLYEPPGKEPAPAVIVLHGSSGEPADGIAQLLASHGFAALALQYFDWQGRRENLPTELVAVPLESVENAVESVRERDGVRGPDVGLFGTSKGGELALLVGSRLESVGPVVSVNGSGVVWAGISRREFPPGPSWTADDEPVSSVPYTDDHSVWDVRPPMEMEPGYSQSLEDADEGTIAEATIPVESIAGPVLLVSGGSDRMWDSVRLHDIAVDRLERHDCDYEHLVYPDAGHAITVPYLPTADRERTAQFVTGGSADGYAEADRDHWPRVLETFETLRT, via the coding sequence ATGACTGGAGAAGCGGAACGCGACGACGGCGCGTCTGCTCCGACCGAGCGGGAAGGCGCGAACGAAGGAGCCGGAACGGACGTCGGATTCGAAGGTCCGACCGCGGTTTCGGTCGACGAGCGGATCGACCTCACGATCACGGACGTTCCCGTCGAAACCGTCGATATCCGGGTCTCGCTGACGGACCGGAGCGGCCGCGATTGGGCAGCGAGCGCGACCTACGACACGCCGGCGGGGACACTCGACCTCGAGTCCGCGACGTCTGCGGACGGCGAGATAACGGGTGGCGTGATCGAACTCGTCCAGCGAGCGACGCCGGCCGAGGGGTCGGACCCGTACGAACCCGAACGCGACGGCGACGAACTGACCGTCCGCGTCGAACGCGACGGAGAACCGCTCGGTTCGACGACGATCGAACGCGAGTTCGGCGGCCCGGGAGTCGAGTCCGAACCGGTGGACGGCGAGTCGTTCGTCGGCCGGCTCTACGAGCCGCCGGGGAAGGAACCGGCGCCGGCGGTGATCGTACTCCACGGATCGAGCGGGGAACCCGCCGACGGGATCGCGCAGTTGCTGGCGTCGCACGGGTTCGCCGCGCTCGCGTTGCAGTACTTCGACTGGCAGGGTCGACGCGAGAACCTCCCGACGGAACTCGTGGCGGTGCCACTCGAGTCCGTCGAGAACGCCGTCGAGTCGGTGCGCGAACGGGACGGCGTTCGCGGCCCCGACGTGGGGCTGTTCGGGACGTCGAAGGGCGGCGAACTCGCGCTCCTCGTCGGGAGCCGACTCGAGTCGGTCGGGCCCGTCGTCTCGGTCAACGGGAGCGGCGTCGTCTGGGCGGGCATCTCACGGCGGGAGTTCCCGCCGGGCCCGTCGTGGACGGCGGACGACGAGCCGGTTTCGTCCGTCCCCTACACGGACGATCACTCGGTCTGGGACGTGCGGCCGCCGATGGAGATGGAGCCCGGCTACTCGCAGTCGCTCGAAGACGCCGACGAGGGGACGATCGCCGAGGCGACGATCCCCGTCGAGTCGATCGCGGGTCCGGTGCTCCTCGTCTCGGGCGGTTCGGACCGTATGTGGGACTCCGTGCGGCTCCACGATATCGCGGTCGACCGACTCGAGCGTCACGACTGCGACTACGAGCACCTGGTGTATCCGGACGCGGGGCACGCGATCACCGTCCCGTATCTGCCGACGGCCGACCGCGAGCGAACGGCGCAGTTCGTCACGGGCGGCTCGGCGGACGGCTACGCCGAAGCGGACCGCGACCACTGGCCGCGCGTCCTCGAGACGTTCGAGACGCTCCGGACGTGA
- a CDS encoding amidohydrolase, whose protein sequence is MSYDVRTRLSDLRRAFHRHPEPGWREFKTTARIVDELERLGVDEIAVGREALATDDRMAVPDDEELEPWIERAREAGVREDVLERTAGGHTGVVAVVECGEGPNVGLRVDLDAISMTESTADDHRPVAEGFRSEHDGYMHACGHDAHIAMALGTIEAVRDSGEFSGTLTVFFQPAEEISGGGKAMAEGGYLDDVDYLLAVHVGLDHPTGEIVAGVEKPLAMAHLTATFEGASAHAGKAPNEGGNAMQAAATAIQNAYAIPRHSDGMTRVNVGHIEGGTASNVIAEEITMEAEVRGETTGLMEYMRTELERVCYAAAEMHDCDVTPRVISESPRADSHPALRDLVGGVAREVDGVERVVPSTEFGVSEDVTYLMDRVQDDGGLASYVLVGTDHPTNHHTPTFDVDEESLEIGVSVLAETAIELSRRPV, encoded by the coding sequence ATGTCCTACGACGTGCGAACCAGGCTGTCCGACCTCCGGCGGGCGTTCCACCGTCATCCGGAACCCGGCTGGCGGGAGTTCAAGACGACTGCCCGGATCGTCGACGAACTCGAGCGACTCGGCGTCGACGAGATCGCCGTCGGGCGGGAGGCGCTGGCGACCGACGACCGCATGGCCGTGCCCGACGACGAGGAACTCGAGCCCTGGATCGAGCGGGCGCGCGAGGCGGGGGTTCGCGAGGACGTCCTCGAGCGAACCGCGGGCGGTCACACGGGCGTCGTCGCGGTCGTCGAGTGCGGCGAGGGACCGAACGTGGGACTGCGCGTCGATCTCGACGCGATCTCGATGACGGAGTCGACGGCCGACGACCACCGACCGGTCGCGGAAGGATTTCGCTCGGAACACGACGGCTACATGCACGCCTGCGGCCACGACGCCCACATCGCGATGGCCCTCGGGACGATCGAGGCCGTTCGGGACAGCGGTGAGTTCTCGGGAACGCTGACGGTGTTCTTCCAGCCCGCCGAGGAGATCTCCGGCGGCGGGAAGGCGATGGCCGAGGGCGGCTACCTCGACGACGTCGACTACCTGCTGGCGGTCCACGTCGGCCTCGACCACCCCACCGGCGAGATCGTCGCCGGCGTGGAGAAGCCGCTGGCGATGGCCCACCTGACGGCGACCTTCGAGGGCGCGAGCGCTCACGCGGGGAAGGCACCCAACGAGGGGGGCAACGCGATGCAGGCGGCCGCGACCGCGATCCAGAACGCCTACGCGATCCCCAGGCACAGCGACGGGATGACTCGAGTCAACGTCGGCCACATCGAGGGCGGTACCGCGAGCAACGTCATCGCCGAGGAGATCACGATGGAAGCCGAAGTCCGCGGCGAGACCACGGGCCTGATGGAGTACATGCGCACGGAGCTCGAGCGGGTCTGCTACGCCGCGGCGGAGATGCACGACTGCGACGTCACGCCGCGGGTCATCAGCGAGTCGCCGCGAGCCGACAGCCATCCCGCGCTCCGAGACCTCGTCGGGGGAGTCGCTCGCGAGGTCGACGGCGTCGAGCGCGTCGTGCCGTCGACGGAGTTCGGCGTCAGCGAGGACGTCACGTACCTCATGGACCGCGTGCAGGACGACGGCGGCCTCGCGTCGTACGTGCTCGTCGGCACGGATCACCCGACGAACCACCACACGCCGACGTTCGACGTCGACGAGGAGAGCCTCGAGATCGGCGTCTCGGTGCTGGCCGAGACCGCGATCGAACTCTCCCGACGGCCGGTCTGA
- a CDS encoding Rid family detoxifying hydrolase: MADTDPIETDGAPSTDNPYSQGVLAGDTCYVSGYGPVDPETGEPVEGDIRDQTDRVLENIAAVVDDAGGDGLEDVVKVTVYLTDLEDYERVNEAYGARFGDEPPARVCVEVSRLPEDVRVEMDATAYVG; encoded by the coding sequence ATGGCAGACACCGACCCCATCGAGACCGACGGCGCACCGAGCACCGACAACCCCTACTCGCAGGGCGTGCTGGCCGGCGACACGTGCTACGTCTCCGGCTACGGGCCCGTCGACCCCGAGACGGGCGAGCCCGTCGAAGGCGACATCCGGGATCAGACGGACCGCGTCCTCGAGAACATCGCCGCCGTCGTCGACGACGCCGGCGGTGACGGCCTCGAGGACGTCGTCAAGGTGACCGTCTATCTGACCGACCTCGAGGACTACGAGCGGGTCAACGAGGCCTACGGCGCGCGGTTCGGCGACGAACCGCCGGCCCGCGTCTGCGTGGAGGTCTCGCGGCTCCCCGAGGACGTCCGCGTCGAGATGGACGCGACGGCGTACGTCGGCTGA